In Anaerolineales bacterium, a single window of DNA contains:
- the folE gene encoding GTP cyclohydrolase I FolE, protein MANERTNTNELMDEMPPSRDMDLASIEAAVTQTLVAFGENPSRKGLLRTPERVAKMYTELLSGYRVDPNKVINDALFEVTYDEMVIVRDIEFYSMCEHHMLPFMGRAHVAYLPSGRVIGLSKIPRIVDVFAHRLQVQERMTRQIADFINDALEPKGVGVVVEALHLCTMMRGVKKQNARMTTSAVHGAFRRSLATRQEFLDNISRGSEPMRF, encoded by the coding sequence ATGGCAAACGAACGTACGAATACCAATGAACTCATGGACGAGATGCCGCCCTCCAGGGACATGGACCTCGCATCGATCGAGGCTGCGGTCACCCAAACGCTGGTGGCTTTTGGTGAGAACCCGTCGCGTAAGGGACTGCTTCGCACACCTGAGCGAGTGGCCAAGATGTACACGGAACTGCTCTCTGGCTACCGAGTGGACCCCAATAAGGTCATCAATGATGCCCTGTTTGAGGTCACCTATGACGAAATGGTGATCGTGCGCGATATCGAGTTCTACAGCATGTGCGAACATCACATGCTGCCTTTCATGGGACGGGCGCATGTTGCCTACCTGCCCAGCGGGAGGGTGATCGGTCTGTCCAAGATCCCGCGTATCGTGGATGTCTTCGCCCACCGCCTGCAGGTGCAGGAACGCATGACCAGGCAGATCGCCGATTTCATTAATGATGCCCTGGAGCCCAAAGGTGTCGGCGTGGTAGTTGAAGCGCTGCACCTGTGCACCATGATGCGTGGTGTTAAGAAACAAAACGCCCGCATGACCACTTCTGCGGTGCATGGGGCATTCCGGCGGAGTTTAGCCACCCGCCAGGAGTTCCTGGATAATATTTCACGCGGCTCAGAGCCGATGCGCTTCTAA
- the raiA gene encoding ribosomal subunit interface protein, translating to MALDVQVFGRNMEVTERISDYAKKKVSKLDRFLGDIDEARVDVAYIKSARSAGDRQVAQITVRGKGYILRAEERSDDIFTALDSAVEKIQRQMERYKGKRQKGRGDGKPASEVIPAVPLEETEEDRSLIVRRKKFVLTPMDEMEALEQMKLLSHEDFFVFFNSITKSVNVLYLRRDGLYGLIETEIR from the coding sequence ATGGCGCTCGATGTACAGGTTTTTGGTCGCAACATGGAAGTCACAGAACGGATTTCGGATTATGCAAAGAAGAAGGTGTCAAAACTGGACCGATTTTTAGGCGATATCGATGAGGCCCGGGTAGATGTAGCCTATATCAAGTCAGCACGCAGCGCCGGTGACCGGCAGGTGGCACAGATCACGGTGCGCGGCAAAGGTTATATCCTGCGGGCAGAGGAGCGTTCGGATGATATCTTCACCGCTCTCGATTCGGCTGTTGAAAAGATCCAGCGCCAAATGGAGCGCTACAAGGGCAAACGGCAGAAAGGCCGAGGGGATGGTAAGCCCGCATCCGAGGTCATTCCCGCCGTACCGCTCGAGGAGACTGAAGAAGACCGCTCTTTGATCGTGCGGCGAAAGAAATTCGTTCTCACCCCGATGGATGAGATGGAAGCGCTGGAACAGATGAAATTGCTCAGTCATGAGGACTTTTTTGTCTTCTTCAATTCAATCACTAAATCAGTCAACGTGCTATACCTGCGCCGGGATGGCCTGTACGGCCTGATTGAGACCGAGATACGCTAA
- a CDS encoding dihydroneopterin aldolase, translating into MDKVIIKDILARGILGIHDWEREKPQDILINIVLFTEERKQAASDDIAECIDYSAVTKQVIRHAESARRFTVEALAEDIADICLADKRVLKTTVRVEKPGAVRFAQSVGVEIERSRELA; encoded by the coding sequence ATGGATAAGGTGATCATCAAGGATATCCTGGCCCGCGGCATCCTGGGCATCCATGACTGGGAACGTGAAAAGCCCCAGGACATCCTGATCAACATCGTGCTATTCACAGAGGAACGCAAGCAAGCTGCCAGCGATGACATCGCTGAGTGTATCGATTACAGCGCAGTGACCAAGCAGGTGATCCGGCATGCTGAAAGCGCCAGGCGCTTCACGGTAGAAGCCCTGGCAGAGGATATCGCTGACATCTGCCTGGCGGACAAACGGGTCTTAAAAACAACCGTCCGGGTCGAGAAACCCGGAGCGGTCCGTTTTGCACAATCAGTTGGCGTGGAGATCGAACGCAGCCGAGAGCTAGCTTAG